One stretch of Armigeres subalbatus isolate Guangzhou_Male chromosome 2, GZ_Asu_2, whole genome shotgun sequence DNA includes these proteins:
- the LOC134215080 gene encoding uncharacterized protein LOC134215080: MIRRDYVHPRESALAEDRSMVYDNGPAGREHRAPNQSSIEVVHAIPSSEEDALEVERKRNAELSLKLRKVKARNKQLMTSNAVSINPKSTRVQSTIRDTYTSNNSLSTSMNNLSFATLNIAECRPMEGEDDIDRRSFENWRTLLEASMQLVGVTDEVTKMSIFRIKAGPKLLDLLDNMGSSSTSGNNPYSSAMSRLMDFFGSRDNTLLHRQKLRSLTQIVGESDVKYETCHQPSKALQL, from the exons ATGATTAGAAGAGACTACGTTCACCCTCGAGAATCTGCGCTGGCCGAAGATCGTTCAATGGTCTACGACAATGGCCCGGCCGGTAGAGAACATCGCGCTCCCAACCA ATCATCGATCGAAGTGGTACATGCCATTCCGTCATCAGAGGAAGATGCTTTGGAGGTTGAGCGTAAGCGGAACGCGGAACTTTCGTTGAAATTGCGGAAGGTCAAGGCCAGGAACAAACAGCTAATGACATCGAACGCGGTTTCCATAAATCCTAAGTCAACCCGTGTTCAGTCTACCATTCGAGATACGTACACAAGCAATAATTCGTTATCAACATCCATGAACAACCTTTCGTTCGCCACGTTGAACATTGCGGAATGTAGACCCATGGAGGGTGAAGATGATATAGATAGGCGTTCTTTTGAGAACTGGCGTACATTACTAGAAGCttcaatgcaacttgttggggTAACAGACGAAGTTACAAAGATGAGTATTTTCCGTATCAAAGCAGGACCAAAGCTTCTGGACCTTCTGGATAATATGGGCTCATCTAGCACATCCGGCAATAATCCGTATTCAAGCGCGATGAGTCGACTAATGGATTTTTTTGGTTCACGCGATAACACTCTACTTCACCGACAGAAACTTCGATCGTTGACTCAGATTGTCGGTGAATCGGATGTCAAATATGAAACGTGTCATCAACCTAGCAAAGCTTTGCAATTATGA